Sequence from the Flavobacterium sp. TR2 genome:
CAGGCGCCGAATTTTTTTCGCCCAAAACGATAAAATGGCATTCGTATCTGAAATTTCCTTTTTTAAATTCGTAATGATGATTTCCTCCTGTTCCGTCAGCAAAAAAAACGCCATTTTCAATTACAAGATCGGGAGTCTCGGTCATTTTCTTTTGGATTGACCACGAAGCGTAGCGATAATTGTCATTTCCTAAATCGTCAATTCTGATCCTGAATTTTGAAGTTTCGAGAATGGCAACAGGTTTCTTAAAATTTGAAAGTGAAGAATTTACATTTTTTTTCTGTTCTGAAATCTTTGAACTTTTCATTTTCAATTCTTCATTAGATTGATAATTGATGCTGATAATTTTTCCATCGGTATCCATCCACAAATCTCCTTGGTTGAGCATAATTCCACGCCACCCCACTTCTGACCAATCTTTTGCCGGATCTGATTTAATAATTTTTTCAATAAAAACTTTATCAAAAATCTGATTATATCTTTTTACAAAATCTGCTTTGTCTTTCACTGATGGAATTGGATATTCCCGTTTGAACGGAAATTTTATCCGTTTAGCAATTCCCTCCTTATCACCGCCTTTTACTTCGAGAATGAATTTTGATATGAATTTTTGATATTCTGGTTCCAAATCTTGCGCCCTCAGAAATGAAGAGTTAACGATTAAAAATACTAAGACTATTTTAAATGGTTTCATATCAAAATGAATTTAACTTGTTAGAAATTAGATTTTTGAAAACAAAAAAAGTGTTTCACGTAGTACGTTAAAATCAATTTATGCTCGCTTTGAACATTTTCAGTTCATCCCAAGTAAATTCGTCTCCATGTTTTTCTTTCAAGCCGCTCAAAGATTCTTCCTGATAAAACTGAAAAGCTTCTCGCAAAGCCAAAATTTTATCATAAGGCAAAACATCCGTGATTTCAATTTTCTTCGATTGAATGAGCCTTATCAAATGTCCTTCGATTGTTTGCACATTCAATTTACGCATTCTTGCAATATCTTCAACAGAATTTTTCTCTACCCACAAATCATACGTTTCTTCGACTGTCGTTTTTTTAGCCGTTTTAAGCTCATTTTTCTCCGTCTTAGCTGATTTGTATCGAACAACAGGTTCTTCTGTCCTAAAAATGTCTGTATTTGTTGTTTTGAGCTCCTCTCTAATTCTTTCCGCTTTGTTGCTTTTATAATTTTTGATAATTGGCGATGACAGCTTTTCTTTGCTGATTGCTTCACCGGCAACCACAACTTCAATAAGCAATTTGGCTTTCATCAATCTCAAAACAGCTTTTGTTTGCAGATCTTCCAAAAAGTTAAGCTCTTCGTAAAATTCTTTTACTTTTTTAAATTTTTGAATTTCAGCCATTTTATAAATCAGATCATCGACCAATTTGTCCATGGGCTTGAAAAAATAATCGTAGGCTGCTTCTACCCTTTCTTTCACAAAAAGCAAATCAACAGTTTCTCTGCTGAAGATTTTATTAAGCTGAATGATGAATTTCTGTGAAGGCTCGGCCAATTGTTCGATAGTATCCAAACGCTTGTGCGCCCAAACTGCGTGTTTCGTTTTTTCAGAACCTGCCGCATTTTCGTTATAGCTGAAACGGTGATTTCGCCATTCTTGTGCCAATTCGCTCCAATTAAAACTGTTTGCCAAATAGTTATGGATAAAATTTTTGGTTTCGAAATGCAGCGAATTCTGTAAATCTTGTTCTGTTGCTCGATTCAAAGCATAATCCATCACATCTTGGTCGTTTGAAATACCATTCATCTTCATCGGAGAGAGCAAAATAAGCCCATTTAAGGAACGCAAACGCGAAAGTGCTACATAGGCCTGCCCAGGCAGAAAAACTTGCGACACATCGAGCGCTGCTTTGTCAAAAGTCAAACCTTGGCTTTTATGCACCGTAATGGCCCATGCAAGTTTAATCGGATAATGTGCAAAAGTTCCCAAAACCTCTTCCTCGATCTCTTTGGTCTGTTCATTGACTTTGTAGCGGATATTTTTCCACTCGTACTTTTCGACTTCCAGCGTCATGTTTTCTTCTGGGAAGTGAACAAAGATTTCTTCATCTGAAAGTGATTTGATTACACCCATTTTTCCGTTGAAATATCTTTTCTCAAAAGAAAGATCATTTTTAACAAACATTATCTGGGCGCCAACTTTCAATTTCAGTTCTTCCTCTACTGGAAATATCTTTTCTGGGAAATCTCCAACTACAAATGGCGTGTAAATGTATTCTTTACCATTTAAATCATTGATTGACTGAGAGTTAATAGAATCTGCTTTAGCATTATGGGTTGTCAGTGTGATATAGCCTTTATTCTCTTTAAAGTCAAAATCTGGCTTAACATACTGATTTAGAATGGATATGTCTTCTGGAGTGATCTGATTATTTCTAAGATTGTTCAAAACCGAGATAAAAGCATCATCAGTTTGACGATAGATTTTCGACAATTCGATATAAATCGGCGGATACTGCTGCAGCACATGAGAATGGAAAAAGAATTTTCCGCGGTAATAATTTTTTAGTGTTCGCCATTCTTCATCACGAATCACCGGTGGCAATTGAAGCAAGTCTCCAATAAACAAAACCTGAACTCCTCCAAATGGCTGCGTGTTTCTGCGGACGGTCTGCATCATGAAATCAACCGCATCCAACAAATCGGCACGCATCATGCTGACTTCATCAATCACAAGAAGCTCCATGTTTTTAATTACATTTCGCTTGACGTTATTCATTTTGAAATGGCGTCGAAGCGATTCTTTGTTTTCAAACTTTACTGTTTCGGTAAACTGCGCGCTCACATCATATGACGGAATAAATGCTGAAAACGGAAGCTGAAACATGGAATGAATAGTTACACCCCCAGCGTTCAAAGCCGCAATTCCCGTTGGCGCCACGACCACAGTATTTTTATGCGTTGTCGCTATGATCTCTCGCAAAAGCGTAGTTTTTCCAGTACCTGCTTTTCCTGTTAGAAAAATAGATTTCTGAGTCTGATTGATGAATTGCAATGTGTAAGCTGCCGCTTCTGAAACGTTCTGCATTGGGCTTGTATTAAATAATAAAATTACCGCATTTTTATAAAAAGAAAAAACCTAAATCTTTGTGGATTTAGGTTTTCAGTAATTTAGTTAGTTTGGTAGTTTTATTTTTTTGCTTCGCCTTCTTTTGTTTCAGCTGCTGGTTTTGCATCTGCTTTTGGCTCTGCTTTATATTTATCATTTAAAGCTTTGATAATTTCTTTTGTGATATCGTATTTCTCTTCAGCATACAAAATTGTTGCAGCATCTCCAGTTCCGTAGATGTAAGAGTAACCGTTTTTCTTTCCGTAATCTTTAATGAATTTTTTAACTCCACTAACAAGAGAATCCATTTCTACACCGCTTTCTTGTTGCAATTGCTGTGCTAATGCTTGTTGTGCATAACCTAATTGCTGCTCTCTTTTTTGCAACTCAGCACCTCTTTGCTGCGCCCAAGCTTGACCGTTTGCTTGTGCCTGACTTTGAAAATTAGCAGCGTCTTGTTTAAAACGTGAAATCTCAGCTTGTAATTGTCTACCTTTTTCTTCCGCTTGAGCTTTGTACTTTGCCTCTAAATCTTTTGCCTCAGTGTATTCTTTCATCAAAACCGAAGTATCCACGTAAGCTGTTTTTACTTCCTTTACCTCTGCTGTTTTGTTACAAGAAACTGCGAAAACTGAAAGTGCGATAATAACTAATGCTTTTTTCATTTTTTTTAAATTCTATTTTTAAGTATTGAAGACAAAAATATAAAAAAATCAATAGCATCAGCATAAAGTTTAAAAAATGCGCAAAATTTATGATATTGTTTTTATTTATAGAAAAAATAATACCAATAATTCAACACTATAGCAAAAAAGCAGGCTATTTTTGCCACTTTTTCAAATCAAAAAAGCCATTTCTTCAACTTATGATGAAATGGCTTTTTGGTGTATAATTTAAGCTTTATTTGTTCTTTAAAACATAAATATGCGATGAATATTCTTTTGTGCTTTTTGCTTTCCAATTTGATCGCAGACCAACAAAGAAAGCTTTGATATAATTCATTTTTCCCGTTTTATATTTTTCAGAAAGAAGACTCACATAAAATGAATCAAACTTCATTGGAAGTATCTTTTCTAATTTCATGTCCACTCTTTCAAAAAGCAATTGAATTGATTTTTTCGAAAAATGCCAAAAATGAATTGGCACATCATAAGCTGCCCAAAAAGTTTCATAATGACCTGCGTCAAACGATTTGTAGTTTGGAACCGCAACAATTAATGTTCCAGTTGGTTTTAATAAACGCTTCAATTCTCGAATCTGATGTTCTAGATTTGGAACGTGTTCTAAAACGTGCCACATTGTAATTACATCCAAAGAATTACTTTCAAGAGCACTAATTTCTTCTACAAATGAAATTCCTTTTTCTTTTGCAATATTTTTTGCTCTATCGCTTGGTTCTACCCCAATTGTTTCCCAGCCGTCATTTTTTGCTGTTAAAAGAAAATCTCCAGTTCCAGCACCAATATCTAAGAGTTTTCCTTTTTGTGGTTGCTGGCTGTTAATTAAATTCAATTTATTCTTAAGTGCAATATTTTTTACGAAGTGATATGCTTTTTCAAATAACGAACGTTTGTTATCTGTATGCGAAATATAATCTTCACTTTCGTAGTATTTACCCAAATTTTGAAGTTCAGGCTGTGGTGAAGTAATTAGCATATCTAATTCTTCATCGTAATACAAATCAAAAATTTCTTTTGAAACAGAATGGTCTTTTACCGTAAGAAAATGTTTTTTATTTAAAACGTCCATTTTAAAATTATAGATATTGGGTTTAATTTATAGCAAATCCTAAAAACGAAATTCTATCGCTTTTAGGATTTTTATTCTTTTTTTATTCTTCTATTTATTTCTATTTAGTATTTGCAGAAATTTGATAAATTCAACTTGATTGCAAAACTCTTTGTCTATCAAATTTTAATAATTAAATGAGTAAAATCATTTCAATTCTAGCAAAAGGTTTCACGTGGAACAGCAACAATTTTAGTTTTCTGACTTTAGATTTTAGATTTATATTGTATTTCGAAAATAAAAATCAAAAAATAGTTTCACGTGGAACAAGTCAATTTTCAAAATATTACAATAATCTGAAATCTACAATCTAAATTCTACGATTACTTACCTTCCCATATAAATCAAAAGCACAGAAATATCGCTTGGCGATACTCCGCTTATTCTTGAAGCTTGAGAAATGGTTACAGGACGAATCTTGCTTAATTTTTGTTTGGCTTCAATTGACATCGATTTAATTTTGCTATAATCGAAATTGTCTGGAATTTTTACTTCTTCCAAACGATTTAATTTATCAGCATTATTTCTTTCTTTCTCAATATATCCAGAATATTTCACCTGAATCACGGCTTGCTCAACAATTTCTTCGTCTAGATTGTTTTCTTCGATGTAAGTCGAAACTTTATCAAATTTCAACATATCCTCTAATTCAATTTGCGGACGAGAAAAAATCTTGAACATTTTATCACCTTGCGATATTGGTGCAGATTCTTTCGCTTCCAAAATCGGATTTGTTTCTGCAATTGTAACGCTTGTTTCTTTGAAGAACTGAACCATCTTTTCAGACTCATTCATT
This genomic interval carries:
- a CDS encoding class I SAM-dependent methyltransferase — encoded protein: MDVLNKKHFLTVKDHSVSKEIFDLYYDEELDMLITSPQPELQNLGKYYESEDYISHTDNKRSLFEKAYHFVKNIALKNKLNLINSQQPQKGKLLDIGAGTGDFLLTAKNDGWETIGVEPSDRAKNIAKEKGISFVEEISALESNSLDVITMWHVLEHVPNLEHQIRELKRLLKPTGTLIVAVPNYKSFDAGHYETFWAAYDVPIHFWHFSKKSIQLLFERVDMKLEKILPMKFDSFYVSLLSEKYKTGKMNYIKAFFVGLRSNWKAKSTKEYSSHIYVLKNK
- a CDS encoding OmpH family outer membrane protein gives rise to the protein MKKALVIIALSVFAVSCNKTAEVKEVKTAYVDTSVLMKEYTEAKDLEAKYKAQAEEKGRQLQAEISRFKQDAANFQSQAQANGQAWAQQRGAELQKREQQLGYAQQALAQQLQQESGVEMDSLVSGVKKFIKDYGKKNGYSYIYGTGDAATILYAEEKYDITKEIIKALNDKYKAEPKADAKPAAETKEGEAKK
- a CDS encoding helix-turn-helix domain-containing protein; protein product: MQNVSEAAAYTLQFINQTQKSIFLTGKAGTGKTTLLREIIATTHKNTVVVAPTGIAALNAGGVTIHSMFQLPFSAFIPSYDVSAQFTETVKFENKESLRRHFKMNNVKRNVIKNMELLVIDEVSMMRADLLDAVDFMMQTVRRNTQPFGGVQVLFIGDLLQLPPVIRDEEWRTLKNYYRGKFFFHSHVLQQYPPIYIELSKIYRQTDDAFISVLNNLRNNQITPEDISILNQYVKPDFDFKENKGYITLTTHNAKADSINSQSINDLNGKEYIYTPFVVGDFPEKIFPVEEELKLKVGAQIMFVKNDLSFEKRYFNGKMGVIKSLSDEEIFVHFPEENMTLEVEKYEWKNIRYKVNEQTKEIEEEVLGTFAHYPIKLAWAITVHKSQGLTFDKAALDVSQVFLPGQAYVALSRLRSLNGLILLSPMKMNGISNDQDVMDYALNRATEQDLQNSLHFETKNFIHNYLANSFNWSELAQEWRNHRFSYNENAAGSEKTKHAVWAHKRLDTIEQLAEPSQKFIIQLNKIFSRETVDLLFVKERVEAAYDYFFKPMDKLVDDLIYKMAEIQKFKKVKEFYEELNFLEDLQTKAVLRLMKAKLLIEVVVAGEAISKEKLSSPIIKNYKSNKAERIREELKTTNTDIFRTEEPVVRYKSAKTEKNELKTAKKTTVEETYDLWVEKNSVEDIARMRKLNVQTIEGHLIRLIQSKKIEITDVLPYDKILALREAFQFYQEESLSGLKEKHGDEFTWDELKMFKASIN